TACATTAGCTTGGCTTTGGTTAAGTTGGTTGCGCTATGGCCATGAGAGTTTCGATCGCTTGTTAGGATTTGTCGTAGAGCTAGGTTCTGAAGACCGCAACCATAATGGAATATTGTACTATTTCTGGAATATTCCTTTAAAATCCTTTCCTTGGGCTTTGTTAAGTCTTTTAGGATTGGCTGTGTTGCTGCGAAATCCCATTCCTCGCTACCAGTTGATTTTAGTCGGGTTTCCTTTAGTTTGGTTTACGGAACTGAGTATTTTCTCTACTCGTCTTTCTCACTATGCTCTCGGTCTTTATCCTTTCATCGCTTTGCTGGCTGCTGTTGGTTTAGACTGGTTGGGCAAAATTTATTCAGGAGGATTTACACAACAAAAAGTTTCCCCGCAAGAGAATAAAAGAAATCTTTTCGTTTCATTAATTAGCCAAACTAGGGCAAATCTTCCTCGGAACCTCAGTTATACCTTTGGTGTATTAGGTACAATCCTGTTGCTGGTAAGTATATTTACTCTGACTTTCACCAATGATTTTTATATTCACCAGCGTGTAATTTTGGGCTTGATTTTAGGATTAGGGTGGCTAACTTTACCTTTTGTGTGGATTAGTCGTTACCACTTTGGCAAAAAGTTTTTGACTGATAATTATTGGATAGCTTGTTGGTTACTTCCTTGCTGGCTAACTTTAGTGCTGGCTGGTAGCTTAGGCTTATTAAGCGACTATAACCCAGCTTTTAAAGCATTTTTCCAACAGCCAGCGATCGCCTCTATTCTACAGGCTCATCCTGTCGCTTTTGCCCAAGTCGAAGATAAAAACTCTGTGCTGCTCAATTTCTACACTCCGATTCCTGGCCCTAGGGTAGAGGCAATTTCCCAATTACCAGCCTTGAGCTATGCTTGGATATCTGCACCAAAAAACCCGCAATTATCCAAGTCTTACCGTGTTATTGCTACACTACAAGAGTACCAGCTGATTCAAGTCCTTCCCTAAGAGAGATGGCAATCAACTGTTGCCAAGAAAAATTTGTTTAGCTATGATAATACTACGCACACTAAATAATTAGTTGATATGGTGTCTACATCTAAGGATTCTGAGGTTTTGGAGTCGTGGCAGCAGGTTCTGGCACCGTATAACATTGGCTATAGAATCAAGCTACTCTCACAACTGCTGACTCGCAAGTTTACTGAAAAGCTAGAACCTTTCGGATTGACACCCTTTCATTGGTTAGTATTGTGCTGTTTGTGGGAAGAAGACGGTTTACCTACTTCCAGCATTGGCGACAAGCTCAAACAGGTGGGAGGGACGTTAACTGGCGTATTAGATCGCATGGAAGAACGCGGTTTAGTGCGTCGAGAACGGGATGCGCACGATCGCCGCATCTGGCGAATTTGGCTAACAGATGCGGGTAAAGAACTAGAAACCGTTTTACCGCCCTTA
The genomic region above belongs to Calothrix sp. NIES-2098 and contains:
- a CDS encoding MarR family transcriptional regulator — translated: MVSTSKDSEVLESWQQVLAPYNIGYRIKLLSQLLTRKFTEKLEPFGLTPFHWLVLCCLWEEDGLPTSSIGDKLKQVGGTLTGVLDRMEERGLVRRERDAHDRRIWRIWLTDAGKELETVLPPLAAELRDEAMSGISYTERELFSQLLNRAIANLS